Proteins from one Actinomycetota bacterium genomic window:
- a CDS encoding glycosyltransferase family 2 protein has product MLGKKTVALVPAFNEAKRIGKTVAALKRIPLIDGIIVIDDGSRDNTGLEAQKAGANVIRTGRNLGKGGALNLALRESDYDVLLLVDGDLADAAIDAEKLLQPVLRGEADMTIADFPKPRLKGGFGLVKKFARWGIKRCTGRVMSEPLCGQRALTREVVERVREFDPGFGVEVGLTIDTIRAGFKVVEIPTTMSHAETGRDIGGFVHRGRQFYHVLKSVLSRLPTWPGR; this is encoded by the coding sequence GTGTTGGGGAAAAAGACTGTAGCTTTAGTGCCCGCTTTCAATGAAGCCAAAAGAATTGGCAAAACCGTTGCCGCTTTGAAGCGGATACCGCTCATCGATGGAATAATTGTAATAGACGATGGATCGAGGGATAATACTGGGCTGGAGGCTCAGAAGGCGGGGGCAAACGTAATCCGCACCGGAAGGAATCTTGGGAAGGGTGGAGCTTTGAACCTAGCCCTTAGGGAATCGGATTACGATGTTTTACTCTTGGTCGATGGAGATTTGGCGGATGCTGCCATTGATGCGGAGAAGCTTTTACAACCCGTCCTCAGAGGAGAGGCGGATATGACCATCGCTGATTTTCCCAAACCACGCCTCAAGGGAGGCTTTGGGTTGGTCAAGAAATTTGCTCGTTGGGGGATTAAACGGTGCACGGGAAGGGTTATGTCTGAACCATTATGTGGTCAACGGGCACTGACCCGCGAGGTTGTGGAGAGAGTGAGAGAATTTGACCCCGGTTTCGGGGTTGAAGTTGGTCTTACCATCGATACCATTCGAGCGGGTTTCAAAGTCGTGGAGATACCCACGACTATGTCCCATGCTGAAACGGGAAGGGATATCGGAGGGTTTGTGCATAGGGGCCGTCAATTCTATCACGTTCTAAAGTCAGTTTTGTCTCGCCTGCCTACCTGGCCAGGGAGGTGA